A genome region from Cucurbita pepo subsp. pepo cultivar mu-cu-16 chromosome LG02, ASM280686v2, whole genome shotgun sequence includes the following:
- the LOC111788488 gene encoding transcription factor DICHOTOMA-like, producing the protein MGSSSYNLNPFPYFPSSSTASYNLPLSIPSLLNSEPSPTTFNFHQPHQDPVSFLAPYFPIGHFSTSTTPEAVINFAVAGSNVQAFGNIPSAPGARMGMGKKDRHSKIYTAQGLRDRRVRLSIDIARKFFDLQDMLGYDKASKTLEWLFSKSKKAIKELSRTKYGNFEVVGGARRMSLASDVEEEEEMTNKVEVFNLLAKQSRAKAKDKKRVDDENGDDDDGKIDIHGGETSNLSMEESSFMNKRKLYAKKFIEDDEMKSCRDNDAEASQWKLLDQMKASKGYFQEPSMIKRKWKPSIISGSSQRNLLISIDGIPINLTQNWEGNSNPNYPFPK; encoded by the coding sequence atggGCTCTTCAAGCTATAATCTCAACCCTTTTCCTtactttccttcttcttccactgCTTCCTATAATCTCCCTCTCTCAATTCCTTCACTTCTCAACTCTGAGCCATCACCCACAACTTTCAATTTCCATCAACCCCACCAAGATCCTGTCTCTTTTTTGGCTCCCTATTTTCCGATTGGCCACTTCTCGACATCCACAACACCGGAGGCGGTGATCAATTTTGCGGTGGCGGGGAGCAACGTTCAAGCTTTTGGCAACATTCCGAGCGCTCCTGGGGCGAGAATGGGGATGGGGAAGAAGGACCGACATAGCAAGATTTACACTGCTCAGGGTTTACGGGATCGGAGAGTGAGATTGTCCATTGACATAGCTCGTAAGTTCTTTGATTTGCAAGACATGTTAGGGTATGACAAAGCAAGCAAAACCCTAGAGTGGCTTTTTAGCAAATCCAAAAAAGCAATTAAAGAGCTTTCAAGGACCAAATATGGAAATTTTGAGGTTGTTGGAGGAGCTAGAAGAATGTCTTTGGCTTCagatgttgaagaagaagaggaaatgaCTAATAAAGTTGAagtttttaatcttcttgctAAACAATCAAGAGCCAAGGCTAAGGACAAGAAGCGAGTGGATGATGAAAACGGTGACGACGACGACGGGAAAATCGACATTCATGGCGGTGAAACTTCAAATCTATCAATGGAGGAATCCTCGTTCATGAACAAGAGAAAACTTTATGCGAAAAAGTTCATCGAggatgatgagatgaaatCGTGTCGAGATAACGATGCCGAAGCCTCTCAATGGAAGCTTTTGGATCAAATGAAGGCCTCAAAAGGGTATTTCCAAGAACCCTCCATGATCAAGAGGAAATGGAAGCCTTCCATTATTTCTGGTTCTTCACAGAGAAATCTCCTAATTTCCATTGATGGGATTCCTATAAACTTAACTCAAAATTGGGAGGGCAATAGCAACCCCAATTATCCATTTCCCAAGTAA
- the LOC111789343 gene encoding isoprenylcysteine alpha-carbonyl methylesterase ICME-like isoform X2 produces MAATADRLRPVVTFAGQGIRFDQDSAETPPLLSRMLSYPIGIIHHQLSHRLGAGKPQPPRRQQSFSRDFGHAAAETVLVTRLSFTLLRSLGVGYRWIVRLTALAVYAILLMPGFLQVMYDYFFSSQIRRNIIYGNQPRNCLDLYLPTNTDEKKPVVIFVSGGAWIIGNKAWGALLGMQLAERDVIVASIDYRNFPQGTISDMVTDVSQGISFVCKNIADYGGDPDRIFLMGQSAGAHISVCALLEQAIKEAGKGESVDWSVSQMKAYFGLSGGYNLSKLVEHFDSRGLYRSLFLSIMEGEESLAQFSPEIRIQDPSIRDAVSSLPPFVLFHGTGDYSIPSDASKTFVETLRKVGAQANLFLYEGKTHTDLFLQDPFRGGSYELFDQLVAILHAGDEEALAKDSMAPPKPRLVPEVLIRLARMVSPF; encoded by the exons ATGGCGGCTACGGCTGACCGGCTCCGCCCTGTCGTGACGTTTGCCGGCCAGGGGATTCGGTTTGATCAGGATTCGGCGGAGACTCCCCCTCTGCTCTCTAGGATGTTGTCTTATCCGATTGGGATTATTCACCACCAGTTGAGCCACCGTCTCGGTGCCGGGAAGCCACAACCACCGCGGCGTCAGCAGTCTTTTAGTCGAG ATTTTGGTCATGCTGCTGCGGAGACCGTTCTTGTTACTCGATTGAGCTTCACTCTCCTTCGATCTCTTGG GGTAGGGTAccggtggattgtaagattaACTGCACTTGCAGTGTATGCCATTCTTCTTATGCCCGGTTTTCTTCAAG TTATGTATGATTATTTCTTCTCAAGTCAGATTCGGaggaatattatttatggaaatcAACCAAGAAATTG CTTGGATTTGTATTTACCTACAAATACTGATGAAAAAAAACCAGTCGTGATATTTGTTAGTGGCGGAGCTTGGATTATTGG GAATAAAGCATGGGGAGCTCTTTTAGGAATGCAGTTGGCAGAGAGAGATGTCATTGTAGCCTCAATTGACTATAG AAATTTCCCGCAGGGTACCATTAGTGACATGGTGACAGATGTTTCTCAAGGGATCTCATTTGTCTGCAAGAATATAGCAGACTATGGAGGAGATCCGGACAG AATCTTTCTAATGGGACAATCAGCTGGTGCACATATTTCCGTTTGTGCCCTCTTGGAGCAAGCAATCAAAGAAGCTGGAAAAGGAGAGAGCGTAGATTGGAGTGTTTCCCAAATGAAAGCTTATTTTGGTTTATCTGGAGG TTATAACTTGTCAAAACTAGTTGAGCACTTCGATAGTCGGGGTCTATATCGTTCTCTCTTTTTGAG CATAATGGAAGGTGAAGAATCTTTGGCCCAATTTTCCCCTGAAATAAGAATCCAAGATCCTAGCATCAGAGATGCTGTATCCAGCTTACCTCCTTTCGTTCTTTTTCATGGTACTGGTGATTACTCAATCCCATCGGATGCCAG TAAAACTTTTGTGGAGACACTCCGAAAAGTAGGGGCACAAGCTAACTTATTTCTCTACGAGGGAAAAACTCATACAGATTTGTTCCTTCAG GATCCTTTTCGTGGAGGCAGTTATGAACTTTTTGATCAACTAGTTGCCATATTACATGCCGGCGACGAGGAAGCTCTTGCAAAGGATTCCATGGCACCGCCAAAACCGCGTCTTGTTCCAGAGGTTCTGATAAGATTGGCACGAATGGTTAGCCCTTTCTGA
- the LOC111789343 gene encoding isoprenylcysteine alpha-carbonyl methylesterase ICME-like isoform X1 — protein MAATADRLRPVVTFAGQGIRFDQDSAETPPLLSRMLSYPIGIIHHQLSRRLGAGKPQPPRRQQSFSRDFGHAAAETVLVTRLSFTLLRSLGVGYRWIVRLTALAVYAILLMPGFLQVMYDYFFSSQIRRNIIYGNQPRNCLDLYLPTNTDEKKPVVIFVSGGAWIIGNKAWGALLGMQLAERDVIVASIDYRNFPQGTISDMVTDVSQGISFVCKNIADYGGDPDRIFLMGQSAGAHISVCALLEQAIKEAGKGESVDWSVSQMKAYFGLSGGYNLSKLVEHFDSRGLYRSLFLSIMEGEESLAQFSPEIRIQDPSIRDAVSSLPPFVLFHGTGDYSIPSDASKTFVETLRKVGAQANLFLYEGKTHTDLFLQDPFRGGSYELFDQLVAILHAGDEEALAKDSMAPPKPRLVPEVLIRLARMVSPF, from the exons ATGGCGGCTACGGCTGACCGGCTCCGCCCTGTCGTGACGTTTGCCGGCCAGGGGATTCGGTTTGATCAGGATTCGGCGGAGACTCCCCCTCTGCTCTCTAGGATGTTGTCTTATCCGATTGGGATTATTCACCACCAG TTGAGCCGCCGTCTCGGTGCCGGGAAGCCACAACCACCGCGGCGTCAGCAGTCTTTTAGCCGAGATTTTGGTCATGCTGCTGCGGAGACCGTTCTTGTTACTCGATTGAGCTTCACTCTCCTTCGATCTCTTGG GGTAGGGTAccggtggattgtaagattaACTGCACTTGCAGTGTATGCCATTCTTCTTATGCCCGGTTTTCTTCAAG TTATGTATGATTATTTCTTCTCAAGTCAGATTCGGaggaatattatttatggaaatcAACCAAGAAATTG CTTGGATTTGTATTTACCTACAAATACTGATGAAAAAAAACCAGTCGTGATATTTGTTAGTGGCGGAGCTTGGATTATTGG GAATAAAGCATGGGGAGCTCTTTTAGGAATGCAGTTGGCAGAGAGAGATGTCATTGTAGCCTCAATTGACTATAG AAATTTCCCGCAGGGTACCATTAGTGACATGGTGACAGATGTTTCTCAAGGGATCTCATTTGTCTGCAAGAATATAGCAGACTATGGAGGAGATCCGGACAG AATCTTTCTAATGGGACAATCAGCTGGTGCACATATTTCCGTTTGTGCCCTCTTGGAGCAAGCAATCAAAGAAGCTGGAAAAGGAGAGAGCGTAGATTGGAGTGTTTCCCAAATGAAAGCTTATTTTGGTTTATCTGGAGG TTATAACTTGTCAAAACTAGTTGAGCACTTCGATAGTCGGGGTCTATATCGTTCTCTCTTTTTGAG CATAATGGAAGGTGAAGAATCTTTGGCCCAATTTTCCCCTGAAATAAGAATCCAAGATCCTAGCATCAGAGATGCTGTATCCAGCTTACCTCCTTTCGTTCTTTTTCATGGTACTGGTGATTACTCAATCCCATCGGATGCCAG TAAAACTTTTGTGGAGACACTCCGAAAAGTAGGGGCACAAGCTAACTTATTTCTCTACGAGGGAAAAACTCATACAGATTTGTTCCTTCAG GATCCTTTTCGTGGAGGCAGTTATGAACTTTTTGATCAACTAGTTGCCATATTACATGCCGGCGACGAGGAAGCTCTTGCAAAGGATTCCATGGCACCGCCAAAACCGCGTCTTGTTCCAGAGGTTCTGATAAGATTGGCACGAATGGTTAGCCCTTTCTGA